The Desulfosporosinus acidiphilus SJ4 genome has a window encoding:
- a CDS encoding IS1182 family transposase: MFSIRQERLFSLEEILEMSPKESYPLLLEPLNITPLLRVVSKRAFLGAPTTLNYSAMIYSLFIRVIERIPTIKDLRKRLKNSLEFRFDCGFTMADAVPSESSYTRMIQKIKGSSALEKIQNELVSQAFQEGFIDGDVIAIDATHIEARDRKPEKKKDEEIPVKQTSKKRGRKPKSEREKWLKEQQELEENRPLFEKKIEAQLPLDFKTIEQQIPQDPHWGIKKNSEGKNVFWFGFKGHLLVDCKSQYILKSLLSSGNVNDGKMAIPLLKALHELHPQLKPSYSLLDAGYDYSSIYQQAKAMGSRALIDYNPRNEQLPEDKDKYFCPKCQEGHSYRYDSYDSRYDTLKYTQPKECKECPLKENNQCQKVFKVKVSSDPRKYTVPARGSGRYFELYKQRTAVERVNAYLKEYFQLNNIRHRGNVAKVDFEFSILTYTLCKLAVDRLNKFKRIAAA, translated from the coding sequence ATGTTTAGTATTCGCCAAGAACGTCTATTTTCCTTGGAAGAAATCTTAGAAATGTCACCGAAAGAATCGTATCCGCTTCTATTGGAACCGCTGAATATTACTCCTTTGTTGAGAGTGGTTTCAAAAAGGGCATTTTTGGGAGCTCCAACCACGCTTAACTATTCAGCCATGATCTATTCTTTATTCATTCGAGTGATCGAACGAATTCCTACGATCAAAGATTTACGAAAACGATTAAAAAACAGCTTGGAATTCCGTTTCGACTGCGGCTTTACGATGGCTGATGCAGTTCCTAGCGAGTCCTCTTATACTCGAATGATTCAAAAAATCAAGGGTTCTTCTGCTTTGGAAAAAATTCAAAATGAACTAGTCTCTCAGGCGTTTCAAGAAGGCTTCATCGATGGGGATGTTATAGCCATCGATGCTACTCATATTGAAGCGAGAGACCGTAAACCTGAGAAAAAGAAAGACGAAGAGATTCCGGTCAAGCAAACCTCCAAAAAACGCGGACGAAAACCCAAATCGGAACGGGAGAAATGGCTCAAAGAACAACAGGAACTGGAAGAGAATCGACCCCTCTTTGAGAAGAAAATTGAAGCTCAACTTCCTCTTGATTTCAAGACGATCGAACAGCAAATCCCGCAAGATCCTCACTGGGGAATTAAGAAAAACTCCGAGGGCAAAAACGTCTTTTGGTTCGGGTTCAAAGGTCATCTTCTCGTGGACTGTAAAAGCCAATACATTTTAAAGTCCTTACTTTCCTCGGGAAATGTCAATGATGGCAAAATGGCGATTCCTCTACTCAAGGCTCTTCATGAACTTCACCCCCAGCTGAAGCCTTCCTATTCGCTTTTGGATGCTGGTTACGATTACAGCTCAATTTACCAACAAGCAAAAGCCATGGGGTCAAGGGCCCTGATTGATTACAATCCACGCAATGAACAACTACCCGAAGACAAGGACAAATACTTTTGCCCTAAGTGTCAAGAAGGTCATTCCTACCGATATGATAGCTATGATTCCCGATACGACACGTTGAAATATACTCAACCCAAGGAGTGCAAAGAGTGTCCTCTGAAAGAAAACAACCAGTGTCAAAAGGTATTCAAGGTTAAGGTTTCCTCAGACCCCAGAAAATACACCGTTCCAGCCAGAGGAAGTGGGCGCTACTTTGAACTCTATAAACAGAGAACAGCCGTAGAACGTGTTAATGCTTATCTCAAAGAGTACTTTCAGTTAAACAACATTCGACATCGAGGAAACGTAGCCAAAGTCGATTTCGAGTTTTCTATCCTGACCTATACCCTCTGCAAATTAGCCGTAGACCGATTGAACAAGTTCAAACGTATAGCTGCAGCATAA